From the genome of Ciona intestinalis unplaced genomic scaffold, KH HT000354.1, whole genome shotgun sequence:
aacaaaacaaattgataaaaactATCTGTAAAACTTAAACCAGATATAAATATCGCCCGAACACATAAGCTACCAAACAATATTCCAATTAATACTTCCAGATTTTTTATCAACGAAAGTaagaatatattatttctattcaaTTAACGCGtcgataattttaaaacaccccGGATATGACGTATGTTGGTTAAGATAACTTCGCGACAACGTCTATTTCGTTGGATTTATATTTGGTAGTTCAATCAAGATGTCGGTTCTTCACAAGCCGAGGTTGTATCATTTAGAGCAAGGATCGAACGGATACGGGTTTCATTTGCATGGGGAAAAAGGAAAAGTTGGTCAAAAAATCCGTAAAGTAGAACCCGGTAGCCCAGCCGAAGTAGCGGGGTTGCGTGTGGGTGATTGTGTCGTTGCCGTGAATGGGTGGAACGTTGAAAACGAAAGTCACCAAGAGGTTGGGAAGATATTTAGATAGAATGTATTTAAATTggaatttatttgtttgtggATTCAACGCTGTTAACCAGAAGGCaatgtaaaaacaatcacccaaaaagttacatacgtggtaacttgtaagcgggcacaaggtgtatgaaacagaacactcgtgttatagcgactgtcgttgcccccctcatgcgaggataaataagttacatacgtggtaacttgtaagcaggtacgaggtgtatgaaacagaacactcgtgttataacgactgtcgttgcccccctcatgcgaggataaataagttacatacgtggtaacttgtaagcaggcacgaggtgtatgaaacagaacactcgtgttataacgactgttgttaccccatgcgaggataaataagttacatacaaggtTGGCAGACTATTACATCACTACCCATCAAATATTTTCCTGATTTAGATAGTTGCACGAATAAAGGAACGAGCGGGAGAAACTGACTTGTTGGTCGTCGATGAAGAAGCGAACCAATATTTCAAGCAAAACAGCATTGACATCACGGAAGGTTTGATTGGTAACGAAGACACCGTGCAACAagaacaaattattaaaaaggtAACATAAACACCACTACACTAAGTGTGTCACTTTACACAACGACAATTAGAAAACATAAGTTTGGTTGACAACTAACCTTGGCAGGTTGATGGTCCTCGGCCTCGGTTGTGTAAATTGACTCGATCGGACCAGGGGTTCGGGTTTAATTTGCACAGCGAGAAGGGAAAGCAAGGTCGTTTCATTCGCTCGGTGGATGAAGGGGGGGCGGCGGATCGCGCTGGGTTGCTTGCGGGGGATCGAATTATTGAGGTAAATATgagatgtctatgtttaagTATATAGCTTTTGACATCATGCTTTGTtggatgacatcatcacattCTCAAACCCAACAACAGCTTCAACATAAAAGGCTTACTAGTTAATAATTGACTCTGCCAACCTTGAATAAACATTATGCTGAAtggggtaaaatattttagaatatgattgtaaaatatatattggtcatggtgtattatgatgtcacaatgctgtagtgacatcacaatgtataTTGTTGATAGATAAATGGAGTAAACATGGAGTACGAGCGACATGCATCATTGGTTGCGGCAATCAAGGAGTCCGGTACCGATGTTGAGCTACTTGTCGTTGACGATCAAACCGACCGATTTTTCAAGTTATGTGATGTAACGCCATCAAGTGTTCATGTTGAAGGTGCGTTGCCCCAACCACCGACACcagttgtgac
Proteins encoded in this window:
- the LOC100175118 gene encoding Na(+)/H(+) exchange regulatory cofactor NHE-RF1, with translation MSVLHKPRLYHLEQGSNGYGFHLHGEKGKVGQKIRKVEPGSPAEVAGLRVGDCVVAVNGWNVENESHQEIVARIKERAGETDLLVVDEEANQYFKQNSIDITEGLIGNEDTVQQEQIIKKVDGPRPRLCKLTRSDQGFGFNLHSEKGKQGRFIRSVDEGGAADRAGLLAGDRIIEINGVNMEYERHASLVAAIKESGTDVELLVVDDQTDRFFKLCDVTPSSVHVEGALPQPPTPVVTSQSTPPPTTPLAPQPNGDSPADILNMDLTTLKSKARSSKKKAAPSSNWNNRQSIFNNL